A stretch of DNA from Nitrospira sp. KM1:
CACGCCGCCCATACCGCCGGAGATCACATACACACCGCTCTCGCGCAATAGCGGAGGAACGCCGTCAACGCTTGGAAGCCGTAGCGGCTCAAACGTCTGAACCCAGCGATGCGGGCCGCGATAGGCGATGACCGTCTCGGTGTCCGGCGCGGCACATTCGGCGGCCAAACGGTCGCACCAGAACGCAGAGAACATGCTACAGGCCGCTTCACGATCGACGTCGATGACGCGGCAATGCAACGAAGGATACTCCTGTGGCAGGACACGGCACGCCCCAAGCACCGTCGCTTGCTCGGGACCGATGGTTTCTCCCCCGGTCACGTCATACAGTTCCCGGGTGACAATGAGAAGTGGCAAGCGACCGCTGCTCTGTTTTCCAAAGATCCTCGCGAGAAGGAGAAGATGGAGAAATCCCCGTTCTTGAATCTGCGCGAAATGACTCGTCGCATCCCGGCCCTCGCCGTCGGATATTGCCCAGGCATGGATGATCCGAGCCGGATATCGATTGTGTGCCGTCAATTCTTTGAGCAACAGAGCATGGTCGTCGCCGGACTCGGGTCGAACTCGATACGTCCCGTCCGCGCATTTCATGAACCGGTCGCCGGGGGCCACCGCTGTGATGGAAGAGCCGTCGGCTCCAAATGGTGCGGCAGGCATCCCGCTGACCTGCCGCTCGTCGACGAACAAGAGCCACTGCGCTGGGTGTGCGGCGACATCTTTCCGGTCGAGAACCGACCGCTTCCAGGAAGGATGGTAGAACCATTTCGACGGATCTGACTCCCGGCCCGAAGCCAGCGCCGGTGCAGGACCGACGGGAGCCGACTCAATCCAATAACGCTGACGTTCGAACGGATAGGTCGGCAAAGGAATGCGATGGGCTCCATCGGCGCGAAGGGGCTTCCATTTAACCGGAAGGCCGGCTCCCCAGAGCCCACCGAGCGCCGTGAGGCAATCTGTCACTTCGTCATGAGCACTTTCGGTCGAATAGATTCCGCGGAACGAAATGAACGAGGGCACGTCCGCCGCTCCGGGCTGTCGTTGGGCCAAGCTGTGCAGCGTTCGTCCCGGTCCGACCTCCAGCAATACGGTTTCTGCAGGCTGCTCCAATATGGTGCGCAGGCCGTCGGAAAATCGTACCGTCGAACGGAGATGACGGGTCCAGTACGAAGGATCCGTGGCTTCCTCCGGACGGATCCAGTTTCCGGTCAGGTTCGATACCCAAGGAATCTTTGGGACGTGAAAGGCCATCGTTCTCAGAAAAGATTCGAAGCGGGGCAACACCGGATTCATCAACGCCGAATGAAACGCGTGTGAGGTCTTCAGACGCCGCCCCTGCAGCCCCATGGCGGTGAGACGCTGCTCGACTCCGACAATCGCTTTCTCTGGACCAGCGATTACACATTGACCGGGCGCGTTCACCGCAGCGAGGTCGAGTCCGTCGCCCAGCAACGGCGCAACTTCGGCTTCGGTCATCGGCAGGGCGAGCATCACCCCGTGAGGAGCCTCCTGCATCAACTTGCCGCGCATCGCGACGATGGCCAGTGCGTCTTCGAGAGAGACCACGCCTGACAAGCAGGCGGCGACGTATTCTCCGATGCTGTGGCCGATCATCGCTTGTGGAATAATTCCTAACTCCTCCCACATGCCAGCCAACGCATATTCCACGACAAACAATGCCGGCTGCGTCAGCGCTGTCTGATGAATGAGGTCCGCATCGGCCGGCGCTTCAGGAAACAGAACGGTTCTGATGTCGCGGTTCAAGGACGGCCCGAGCAGCGAAGCGCATCGGTCTATGTGCTGACGGAACGTCTTGTTCCATTCATAGAGCGCACGGCCCATGTGGGAATATTGAGAGCCCTGCCCTGTGAACGTGAACACCGTGCGGGTCTCGGTGCGTACCGACGCTTTTATGCGAGACTTCGATGCGTCCTGTTGCGCGAGAGCCTGTTTGACGTCATCGGCCGTCCCGGCGACGACCCATCGACGGAAGGGAAAGGCCTTGCGTCCGGCCTGCAACGTGTAGGCGACATCATCGAGATTGATAGCCGGCCGTGAGTCAAGATGCTCAGCCAGGCGCGTACTCATCTGGTCGAGCGCGGTTTCGGAACGCGCGGACAGCACGAGGAGCCACGGACCGCCGCGATCGGATTGTGCCCGCTGAGCGGTCGGCGCCTCTTCGAGCACCACATGCGCATTGGTACCGCCAAGACCGAACGAACTGACGCCGGCGCGCCTCGGCATCGGACCGCTCTGCCAATTTGTCAACGCGCGGTTCACATGAAACGGGGTTGCGGCGAAGTCGATGGCGGGATTCGGATTCTTGTAATGCAAGCTGGCCGGAATCTTCTTGCGCGACAGCGAGAGAATGACTTTGATCAGACCGGCTATCCCGGCGGCCGCGTCCAGGTGGCCGATATTGGTCTTCACCGAGCCTATCGCGCAAAATCCGGTTCGACCCGTGCTCGCGCGGAATGCTTGGGTCAGCGCGGAGATTTCGATGGGATCACCCATCGGCGTTCCCGTGCCGTGAGCTTCGATATACGAGATGGAGCCGGCGTCCACACCAGCCGCAACATGCGCCGCCTTGATGACCTGCGCCTGCCCGTCGATGCTGGGGGCGGTGTATCCCACCTTGGAAGAGCCGTCGTTGTTCACAGCGGATCCCTTGACGACCGCCAGGATATGGTCGCGATCACTGAGGGCGTCCTCCAGCCGTTTCAGCAGGACCAAGCCCGCTCCGCTGCCTCCGACGGTGCCTTCCGCCTCGGCATCGAACGCGCGGCAGTGGCCGTCCGGCGAGACGATGCCGCCTTCCTGATAGAGGTATCCGACCTTTTGAGGAACGGTCACCGACACTCCGCCGGCCAACGCCATCTCGCACTCGCCGCTGAGGAGCGCCTGGCAGGCCAAGTGCACGGCGACGAGGGAGGTCGAGCAGGCCGTCTGCACGGCCAGACTGGGGCCTTGAAGGTTGAGCTTGTACGACAGGCGCGTGGCGAGAGAGTCCTTTTCCACCCCGAGCATCGCCGACATTTCAGCCGGAGACTGCAGCAGGAATCTCTGAGGAAACAGATTGAACAAATATCCGCTCGTGCTCGATCCAGCATAGACACCGATCGCTCCGTTGTAGCGCTGCGGATCGTAGCCGGCGCTTTCAAGGGTTTCCCATGCGCATTCGAGCAACAGTCGCTGCTGAGGATCGGTGCTTTCGGCCTCCTTCGGCGTCATGTTGAAAAAGGCCGCATCGAATAAATCGGCGCCTTCTAACACTGCACGGGCCGGCACGTAGTTGGGCCTTGCCGCAATCCTGGGATCGACCCCGGAGGCCGATAATTCCTCGGCGCTAAGGAGAGAGACGGACTCGATCCCTCCGCAAAGACTCGTCCAGAAAGATTCGACGTTTGGCGCGCCGGGAAACCGGCCGGCCATGCCGATGACGGCAATGTCCATTCCCTCTCTGGACTCCGGCTCAATGGTCCTCTGCTGGACGCTCATTCAGTCCTCGATGCCTGTCGCTGTGAACGGCGCTGTTTCAACCGGCGCACTCCCGCTTCCCGCGTCTCTTTCAACCGCCGGACATCGTCACCGCCATCCGCACCCTGCCCGCCGTCAGCAAGGTAGGCGGCCAGCGTCTGAACGGTGGGATACCGGAACAGATCCATCATGGACACCTCCTTGCCGCTGATGGCCCGCACGTTCGTCAAGACGTTCGGCAGGAGCAAGGAATGCCCGCCAAGATCGAAAAAATTATCGTCGCGGCCCACTGCGCGAAGGCCCAGCGCGTCTTCCCAAATCGCTGCCACCGCCTGTTCATGCTGATTGGAGGGAAGATTTCTGACTGATTTCTGTTCCGGCATGGACCGCGCACGGCCCAACAACGCTCCCCGATCGACTTTTCCGCGCGAGGTCATCGGGAACGTGTCCAGAAAGACCCAGGTGCTCGGCACCATGTATTCAGGGAGCCGTTCGAGCAGAAACCCTCGCAATTCCGCCGCAGTCAGCGATGCCTGCCGTCGCGGAACGATATAGCCGACGAGACGCGGCTCGCCGGACCGCTCGACGCCGCTGCGGCCCAGGCGCAAACGAAGCAACCGCCGCTGGGGTTCGCTGAGACGGCCGATGCGTGTCGACAGATCGACCATTACTTCACCGCCTTGGCCGCCATGGAATCCGCTTCATGGATCTTGAGATACACATCGACTTCCGGTTGCCGTTGAATCATGGTTTTTCTCCGTTCTTCGGGGCCCGATTCCAGGTCATACAACCACTGCGCCTCGGCCGCTCCGATCGACTCGATCTCGCTCAGAACGCTTTCCTGTTGAGCCTCGCTCAGACCGGCGAGAAGAGCGGACCAGTCGGCAGGCGCCCCGGCCTCCATGAACACCTTGCATTCAATCACCAGCGGATGCGTGCGCAGATGGAACTCTATGTCGGCCAATTCCACACGGAACCCTCGAATCTTGATCTGATCATCGCTGCGGCCGAGAAATTCCAGGTTGCCGTCCGATAAACGCCGCGCGCGATCACCGGTCCGGTACAACCGCTCTCCGGGATGACGGCCGAACGGATGAGGGATAAACGATGACGCAGTTAGAGCGGGCAACCGATGGTAGCCGCGTGAAAGGCCGGCTCCGCCGATGTACAGATCGCCGGGGATACCGTTCGGAACCGGCTGCAGATGCCGATCAAGCACATACATGGTGACATTCGCGATGGGGCGGCCGATGGGAACAGCGCGTAGCGGTTTGTCCGGCAACTCGCAGGCATTGTATATACTGGACGTAATCGTGGTCTCGGTCGGCCCGTACGCGTTACACCAGGCAATCCGGTTGTTCGCGATCCGCCGCCAGAGCAGAAGGCTTTCGGGCAGGGCCTGCTCGCTGCCGACGATCACGAGCCTGACCGACGGCGGCACGTTCGCGCCGGTCTGCTCCATGTCCTCGGTCCATCCTGCCCAGTACGGAGTGGGAAGATTCAGCACGGTGAGCTGATGCACCCGGACAAACCCGTCCAGATCGGAAAATGCCGGCACCGGCTCATTCGGCCGCAGACATACGGTGCCGCCTGCGATCCATGTCGGGAAGCATTCTTCGGCCGCCACGTCGAAACTGACGGACGCGAATTGCAACACCCGATCGGACGGGCCGAGACCATAGGCCTTCACCATGGCAACGGTGTGGTTGACCAGCGAACGATGCGTAATGCCCGATCCTTTGGGCTGGCCAGTCGTGCCGGACGTATAAAGGATGTATGCCAGATTATCCGGCGAGGTGAGCAACGACAGATCCTCCGCCGGCATCGGTTCGACGAGCGGCCAATCCCTATCCAGCGCCACGATCGGCACGTTGAACCCGGACAGCGCGGCGGCGTAGCACTGCATGGTCACGATAAGCTGAGGCCGGACGTCTGCCAGCACGGCGGCAAGACGTTCCGATGGATACGAAGGATCGACCGGTACGTAGGGCGCGCCGGCTTTGAGGCAACCCAACAGGGCGAAGGCCATTTCGAAAGACCGGTGCAGACACAGAACCACAGGTGTTTCACAGGCGGCGCCACGCGTGTGCAGGTACGACGCAAGACGGTTGGCTTGCCGGTTGAGCGATGCATAGTCATAGACGACTCCATCGGACACCAGCGCCGGGGCCTCGGGAGTACGCGCAGCCTGCGCTTCGAACAATTCCTGCAAACAGGCCTGTTCTGGAAATGGAGCCGCCGTTCGATTCCAATCCTCCAGGACGGACTGACGTTCGGGCTCGGCCAACATCGACAATATACTTGCGCGGGTGTCCGATGAAGCCGCAATCTGTCGGAGCAGTTCCTGAAAATGCCCGGCCAGCCGACCGATCGTGCCTTCGGCGAACAAGTCCGTCCTGTATTCGAACACCCCCGCAATACTCCCGTCGGTCCGCTGCGCCATTTCGAGCGTGAGATCGAACATGGACGTCTGCGTGTCGACCTTCATGCGCGCACTGTCGAGGCTTCCGAGTTTCTGTACATCCGTCGACTCGTCCTCGAGCACGAACATGGTTTGAAACCACGGCGTGCGCCCGAGATCCCGGGAAGCCCCCAACTCATCGACGAGACGCTCGAACGGAACGGCGTCGTGGGCCTTGGCCCCGAGCACCGTTGCGCGTGTGCGTTCGAGCAATTGCGCGTACGTCGGATCACCGGACAGGTCCAGGCGCAGCACAACGGTATTGACGAAGCAGCCGATGAGCCGTTCGGATTCCCTCGTTCTCCGGTTGGCCACCGGAGTGCCGATGCAGAAGTCGCTCTGGCCGCTGTAGCGAGACAGGACGAGGCCGAATGCAGTAAGCAGATTCATGAAAAGCGTGGCACGACGGCCGGCGCCCGCCGCCTTCAGGCGCTGCACGACGGACGATTCGATCTGCCATTCGTGACGCGCTCCCCGCTGCCCCTGCACCGCGGGGCGTGGGTAATCGTACGGAAGGTTCAGCACGTGAGGCACATGCTTCAGGCGGTCCTGCCAGTAGGCCTGAAGCTCGCGGAGCCTGTCGTCGGAAAGCCGGTACGGCGGTCCGGCCATCAGATCGCCATACTGCACAGGCAGCGAGGGAAGAGACGGCGTCCGTCCGCTCTTGAATGCCTCGTACAGAACGGCCAGCTCCTGCCTCAGCAGATTCATGGACCAGCCGTCCGCGGCGATATGGTGGACGGTCAAAGACAGCGCATGGTCATCGGAACCCATCCGGAACAGTCTCCACCGCACGAGCGGGCCGGCGGACAGGTCGAACGGTCTGCGGGCCTCTTCGCCGGTGAGCTGTGCCAGCCGCTCCTCCTGGGACGGGGCGGTCAGTGCGCTCAGATCTTCGGATGGAA
This window harbors:
- a CDS encoding type I polyketide synthase, with the protein product MSVQQRTIEPESREGMDIAVIGMAGRFPGAPNVESFWTSLCGGIESVSLLSAEELSASGVDPRIAARPNYVPARAVLEGADLFDAAFFNMTPKEAESTDPQQRLLLECAWETLESAGYDPQRYNGAIGVYAGSSTSGYLFNLFPQRFLLQSPAEMSAMLGVEKDSLATRLSYKLNLQGPSLAVQTACSTSLVAVHLACQALLSGECEMALAGGVSVTVPQKVGYLYQEGGIVSPDGHCRAFDAEAEGTVGGSGAGLVLLKRLEDALSDRDHILAVVKGSAVNNDGSSKVGYTAPSIDGQAQVIKAAHVAAGVDAGSISYIEAHGTGTPMGDPIEISALTQAFRASTGRTGFCAIGSVKTNIGHLDAAAGIAGLIKVILSLSRKKIPASLHYKNPNPAIDFAATPFHVNRALTNWQSGPMPRRAGVSSFGLGGTNAHVVLEEAPTAQRAQSDRGGPWLLVLSARSETALDQMSTRLAEHLDSRPAINLDDVAYTLQAGRKAFPFRRWVVAGTADDVKQALAQQDASKSRIKASVRTETRTVFTFTGQGSQYSHMGRALYEWNKTFRQHIDRCASLLGPSLNRDIRTVLFPEAPADADLIHQTALTQPALFVVEYALAGMWEELGIIPQAMIGHSIGEYVAACLSGVVSLEDALAIVAMRGKLMQEAPHGVMLALPMTEAEVAPLLGDGLDLAAVNAPGQCVIAGPEKAIVGVEQRLTAMGLQGRRLKTSHAFHSALMNPVLPRFESFLRTMAFHVPKIPWVSNLTGNWIRPEEATDPSYWTRHLRSTVRFSDGLRTILEQPAETVLLEVGPGRTLHSLAQRQPGAADVPSFISFRGIYSTESAHDEVTDCLTALGGLWGAGLPVKWKPLRADGAHRIPLPTYPFERQRYWIESAPVGPAPALASGRESDPSKWFYHPSWKRSVLDRKDVAAHPAQWLLFVDERQVSGMPAAPFGADGSSITAVAPGDRFMKCADGTYRVRPESGDDHALLLKELTAHNRYPARIIHAWAISDGEGRDATSHFAQIQERGFLHLLLLARIFGKQSSGRLPLLIVTRELYDVTGGETIGPEQATVLGACRVLPQEYPSLHCRVIDVDREAACSMFSAFWCDRLAAECAAPDTETVIAYRGPHRWVQTFEPLRLPSVDGVPPLLRESGVYVISGGMGGVGLLLAEYLIRTVRARVVLTGRTVPTPEQRKRFEDLERAGGSVLPLQADVSDRLQMQAVIDQTLSRFQTVHGVIHAAGLAGGRLIELITPQAVHDEFQAKAAGARVIADVTRELPLDFLLLCSSLTALVGAAGQSVYCAANSYLDALAHAARKQGKRYLSINFDRWRGVGMAAQAEARFKALGLSDSDLDGMTAPEAVDAVHRILHGPDLPQVVQSIRALPAVAASAARMSLDQFKRPAGRGAAEGTGSSAAPETVGRATGSLEEQVTEIWRQILGSPRIGLDDDFFQLGGESLSALQILNRVQESYQAELSLKEFFGTPTVAGIVRQIRSSQAAGTPSEPKITPVPRKARSSRGVSV
- a CDS encoding phosphopantetheine-binding protein, which produces MVDLSTRIGRLSEPQRRLLRLRLGRSGVERSGEPRLVGYIVPRRQASLTAAELRGFLLERLPEYMVPSTWVFLDTFPMTSRGKVDRGALLGRARSMPEQKSVRNLPSNQHEQAVAAIWEDALGLRAVGRDDNFFDLGGHSLLLPNVLTNVRAISGKEVSMMDLFRYPTVQTLAAYLADGGQGADGGDDVRRLKETREAGVRRLKQRRSQRQASRTE
- a CDS encoding non-ribosomal peptide synthetase, which translates into the protein MRAADCPGATAYTYLRDGETDESALSYGELDRAARTIAAVLQESRAAGERALLLYSPGLDFIASFFGCLYAGVIAVPAYPPNRKRGLPRVQVMHSDSQATFVLTTSSVRAEILRTSAEQRGYEEFTESRWIETDKLPGDLARDWREPDISGGTLAFLQYTSGSTDLPKGVKVSHANLLHNQQLIREAFGHTSQDLIAGWLPLYHDMGLIGNVLQPLYLGVPCVLMSPVHFLQKPARWLSAVTRYRATTSGGPNFAYDLCVRQITDEQRATFDLSSWTLAFNGAEPVRAATLVRFQERFASCGFSRRAFYPCYGLAESTLFVTGGSRGEPLNMHVPDPSQCGQDRPAADSLIGCGTVRPGAHVRIVDPETRLACPDGRTGEIWVSGPSVACGYWEKDEETHSTFSARVADGGDEIFLRTGDLGFIEKNQLFVSGRLKDLIIIRGRNHYPHDIERTVEECYPGLRAGGGAAFSVVVVDEETLVVVQEVEPRAKALDWEAAVTAICKAVAQQHEVAVATVVLIKAGTLPKTSSGKVQRRLCRTRFIAGELTVIHASMSGVADSLTEQSNPVAVEEDRHASLTTGVADIWAKVLERPAVEPDDDFFALGGDSLRGIQVLSRLRDAFEIDAPLEALFEHPRLREFVAFVATMPRSIAASDAPQSRPTFGQTTMPLSTAQERFWFLDQLTPGSAINNIPVALRLHGDLDTDALARALNEVIRRHDTLRSTYRLEQGRPVQSIAPHVYADIPSEDLSALTAPSQEERLAQLTGEEARRPFDLSAGPLVRWRLFRMGSDDHALSLTVHHIAADGWSMNLLRQELAVLYEAFKSGRTPSLPSLPVQYGDLMAGPPYRLSDDRLRELQAYWQDRLKHVPHVLNLPYDYPRPAVQGQRGARHEWQIESSVVQRLKAAGAGRRATLFMNLLTAFGLVLSRYSGQSDFCIGTPVANRRTRESERLIGCFVNTVVLRLDLSGDPTYAQLLERTRATVLGAKAHDAVPFERLVDELGASRDLGRTPWFQTMFVLEDESTDVQKLGSLDSARMKVDTQTSMFDLTLEMAQRTDGSIAGVFEYRTDLFAEGTIGRLAGHFQELLRQIAASSDTRASILSMLAEPERQSVLEDWNRTAAPFPEQACLQELFEAQAARTPEAPALVSDGVVYDYASLNRQANRLASYLHTRGAACETPVVLCLHRSFEMAFALLGCLKAGAPYVPVDPSYPSERLAAVLADVRPQLIVTMQCYAAALSGFNVPIVALDRDWPLVEPMPAEDLSLLTSPDNLAYILYTSGTTGQPKGSGITHRSLVNHTVAMVKAYGLGPSDRVLQFASVSFDVAAEECFPTWIAGGTVCLRPNEPVPAFSDLDGFVRVHQLTVLNLPTPYWAGWTEDMEQTGANVPPSVRLVIVGSEQALPESLLLWRRIANNRIAWCNAYGPTETTITSSIYNACELPDKPLRAVPIGRPIANVTMYVLDRHLQPVPNGIPGDLYIGGAGLSRGYHRLPALTASSFIPHPFGRHPGERLYRTGDRARRLSDGNLEFLGRSDDQIKIRGFRVELADIEFHLRTHPLVIECKVFMEAGAPADWSALLAGLSEAQQESVLSEIESIGAAEAQWLYDLESGPEERRKTMIQRQPEVDVYLKIHEADSMAAKAVK